Proteins co-encoded in one Synergistaceae bacterium genomic window:
- a CDS encoding MBL fold metallo-hydrolase, producing the protein MLDSLEIVVLMEDSVPMDGELVAEHGLSFLVRGTKNGRGVCGLLDVGQTPDLLARNMRELGICPGEIEFVVLSHCHYDHTGGLAALVASVGRRELPVIAHPEVFRPHFKMAPAVLPLGVRPDDRREAVEAVGGVFLLSDVPFPIAAGLTTTGEIPRVTDFEGKARGFYTLCDGAPVPDPMMDDMGMIARVKGRGMVLLSGCSHSGVINMLKRARSLYPDDPVVGVIGGLHLVNASDEAMDGTIEGLREFDPEWIACGHCTGFPMQARLLGEFGDRFTPLSVGQRYVVES; encoded by the coding sequence CCTATGGACGGGGAGCTGGTCGCGGAGCACGGCCTGTCGTTCCTCGTCAGGGGTACGAAGAACGGCCGCGGCGTGTGCGGCCTGCTGGACGTCGGGCAGACGCCCGACCTGCTCGCCAGAAACATGAGGGAGCTCGGCATATGCCCGGGCGAGATAGAGTTCGTCGTGCTCTCGCACTGCCACTACGATCACACGGGAGGACTGGCCGCCCTGGTCGCCTCGGTCGGCAGGCGCGAGCTTCCCGTGATCGCCCACCCGGAGGTCTTCCGCCCTCACTTCAAGATGGCCCCGGCGGTCCTTCCCCTGGGAGTGCGCCCCGACGACAGGCGCGAGGCCGTCGAAGCGGTCGGAGGCGTCTTCCTTCTCTCCGACGTCCCCTTCCCCATAGCCGCCGGACTGACGACCACCGGCGAGATCCCGCGCGTCACCGACTTCGAGGGCAAGGCGAGGGGCTTTTACACCCTGTGCGACGGCGCGCCCGTGCCCGACCCGATGATGGACGACATGGGCATGATCGCCCGGGTGAAGGGCCGGGGCATGGTGCTGCTCTCCGGCTGCAGTCACTCGGGGGTAATAAACATGCTGAAGCGAGCGCGCAGCCTCTACCCGGACGATCCGGTAGTAGGGGTCATCGGAGGCCTGCACCTGGTGAACGCGAGCGACGAGGCTATGGACGGGACGATCGAGGGCCTGAGGGAGTTCGACCCGGAGTGGATCGCCTGCGGCCACTGCACCGGCTTCCCCATGCAGGCACGGCTGTTGGGCGAGTTCGGCGACCGCTTCACCCCCCTCTCCGTAGGGCAAAGGTACGTCGTGGAGTCCTGA
- a CDS encoding phosphoenolpyruvate carboxykinase (ATP), which translates to MEQPGEWTRDKITPVGEKEESTLSTLEFYTDPESFSQIQSQARTTIESAFFGNNVIPVTSLEQAYELAKSSPGTVEMTGMPVLRPVEQGIPEGANVLLMNDGIVVGRCAAARKIVGEPGVDMAELAPLLREAVYWSRFRNYYSAEAYIGLEEDFMVKAHLMVPENFENLVYNWMLNFQYLSDEYKKMYAASRKLPDGDIFVFADPNWTSPDYPYGLAFFDPIHNCAAILGMRYFGEYKKGTLTLAWGIAARNGYASCHGGLKRYNLDGGRSFVAAVFGLSGSGKSTITHARHDDKYEVTVLHDDAFIIKTDEKYSIAMEPTYFDKVQDYPMGCEDNKFIITLQNCGVTRGADGLLHAVTEDLRNGNGRAIKSRFWSPKRVDRIDEPIDAIFWLMKDPSLPPVLKLDDPDLAATLGATLATKRTSAERLASGVDPNALVIESYANPFRTYPLSMDYERFKSLFDDGVDCYILNTGEFMGRDVKPSDTLGIIEAIVEGTASFVPFLSFTDIMTMDLPSFPIDHDDEKYRRELQTRLKDRLSFVVSRATEKGGLDKLPPEAEAVLRKAVEEAGAV; encoded by the coding sequence ATGGAACAGCCTGGGGAGTGGACCCGGGACAAAATTACCCCGGTAGGGGAGAAAGAGGAGAGTACTTTGTCAACCCTTGAGTTCTACACAGATCCCGAGAGCTTCTCTCAGATCCAGTCGCAGGCGAGGACAACCATCGAGTCGGCGTTTTTCGGAAACAACGTGATCCCGGTGACGAGCCTCGAGCAGGCGTACGAGCTGGCGAAAAGCTCTCCAGGGACGGTGGAGATGACCGGGATGCCCGTCCTTCGGCCGGTGGAGCAGGGCATTCCGGAGGGGGCCAACGTGCTCCTGATGAACGACGGCATAGTCGTCGGGCGGTGCGCGGCGGCCAGGAAGATAGTCGGGGAGCCTGGCGTCGACATGGCCGAACTCGCCCCCCTGCTGAGGGAGGCGGTCTACTGGTCCCGGTTCCGCAACTACTACTCGGCCGAGGCGTACATAGGGCTCGAGGAGGACTTCATGGTCAAGGCGCACCTGATGGTCCCCGAGAACTTCGAGAACCTGGTCTACAACTGGATGTTGAACTTTCAGTACCTGAGCGATGAATACAAGAAGATGTACGCCGCTTCCCGAAAACTGCCGGACGGCGACATATTCGTATTCGCGGACCCGAACTGGACCTCTCCCGACTACCCCTACGGCCTGGCCTTCTTCGACCCGATCCACAACTGCGCGGCCATCCTGGGCATGCGCTACTTCGGAGAGTATAAAAAGGGCACACTCACCCTGGCCTGGGGCATAGCGGCGCGCAACGGCTACGCCTCCTGCCACGGAGGCCTGAAGCGCTACAATCTTGACGGGGGGCGGTCGTTCGTCGCGGCTGTCTTCGGCCTGTCGGGATCCGGCAAGTCGACCATAACCCACGCTCGCCACGACGACAAGTACGAGGTGACGGTTCTCCACGATGACGCCTTCATCATCAAGACGGACGAGAAGTACTCGATAGCCATGGAGCCGACCTACTTCGACAAAGTACAGGACTATCCGATGGGGTGCGAGGACAACAAGTTCATAATCACCCTGCAGAACTGCGGGGTCACCCGCGGGGCGGACGGGCTGCTCCACGCTGTCACGGAGGACCTGCGCAACGGCAACGGCAGGGCGATCAAGTCCCGCTTCTGGTCCCCGAAGAGGGTGGACAGGATAGACGAGCCGATAGACGCCATCTTCTGGCTGATGAAGGACCCCTCCCTGCCCCCGGTGTTGAAGCTCGACGACCCGGACCTGGCGGCGACCCTCGGCGCGACCCTCGCCACCAAGAGGACCTCGGCCGAGCGCCTGGCGTCCGGCGTAGACCCCAACGCCCTCGTGATCGAGTCATACGCCAACCCCTTCCGCACCTACCCCCTGTCGATGGACTACGAGAGGTTCAAGTCATTGTTCGACGACGGGGTGGACTGCTACATACTGAACACGGGGGAGTTCATGGGCAGAGATGTGAAGCCGTCGGACACGCTCGGGATAATCGAGGCCATAGTGGAGGGAACCGCCTCCTTCGTGCCCTTCCTGTCGTTCACCGACATAATGACGATGGACCTGCCCTCCTTCCCGATCGACCATGACGACGAGAAGTACCGCAGGGAGCTCCAGACCCGCCTGAAGGACAGGCTGTCCTTCGTCGTCTCCAGGGCGACCGAGAAGGGCGGCCTGGACAAGCTCCCGCCCGAGGCCGAGGCAGTGCTGCGCAAGGCGGTCGAAGAGGCAGGGGCTGTCTAA